A window from Embleya scabrispora encodes these proteins:
- a CDS encoding HIT family protein yields the protein MCEKDFTAPDIGWGLLLRRGVYGNAYLWRSGRVRGYVVVVWTGGHVVRLTDLTARQLAGFMTEVTSAGRAIEAHYLPVSGLNVSLLENDIPHLHAHLIPRHPTAPFPDRPAAFAHLDRDRQNEAHIQADAAALRALLAYTGAAEGAVGEEGSEEVGG from the coding sequence ATGTGCGAAAAGGATTTCACCGCGCCCGACATCGGCTGGGGCCTGCTGCTCAGGCGCGGCGTGTACGGCAATGCCTACCTGTGGCGTTCGGGGCGGGTACGCGGGTACGTCGTCGTGGTGTGGACCGGCGGCCACGTCGTGCGCCTGACCGATCTGACCGCACGTCAGCTCGCCGGCTTCATGACCGAGGTGACCTCGGCGGGGAGGGCGATCGAGGCGCACTACCTGCCGGTATCCGGGCTGAACGTGTCCCTCCTCGAAAACGACATCCCGCACCTGCACGCACACCTGATCCCCCGTCACCCCACCGCCCCGTTCCCCGACCGCCCAGCCGCCTTCGCCCACCTCGACCGGGACCGACAGAACGAGGCCCACATCCAGGCGGACGCGGCGGCGTTGCGAGCCCTGCTGGCTTACACGGGGGCGGCGGAGGGGGCGGTGGGGGAGGAAGGTTCGGAGGAGGTCGGCGGGTGA
- a CDS encoding aminoglycoside phosphotransferase family protein, protein MSAAASASVPPPSTTSGTSAGKPGTPGTPQAPVPTERVVRCLVDAVLGRDAGRVVRPIDEGGEHSSWWVGSDHVLRLARDADTSDRQRREIALRDLLRPVVGVGLPASVVAGEWAEGLAYSVDTRVPGTSAELRRVSRRGEAGLARMLAGLARVTEADAVGVGLPVVAPRSMAELREPAEAAAQRLTADGEFDGAPLRGPSADPVSSVVVHGDLKGEHLMVGSGGRVRGVLDWTDAVVGDPAEDIAGLAIAVGAAAAVRVAAGAGYGPWTWARGLALARHDTLIRLADRLYGTDDSPIPLLRIQRDRAWQPSALDTGQAAHRWPWPTVAQPHH, encoded by the coding sequence ATGTCCGCAGCCGCCTCCGCGTCCGTGCCGCCGCCGTCCACGACATCCGGAACGTCCGCCGGGAAGCCGGGGACGCCCGGGACGCCCCAGGCGCCCGTGCCGACGGAGCGGGTGGTGCGGTGCCTGGTCGACGCGGTGTTGGGCCGGGATGCGGGGCGGGTCGTGCGGCCCATCGACGAGGGCGGGGAGCACTCCTCGTGGTGGGTCGGATCGGATCACGTCCTTCGGTTGGCTCGGGACGCCGATACGTCCGACCGACAGCGTCGCGAGATCGCGCTGCGCGACCTGCTGCGTCCCGTGGTCGGCGTCGGGCTGCCCGCGAGCGTGGTCGCCGGCGAGTGGGCGGAGGGGCTGGCCTATTCGGTCGACACCCGCGTCCCCGGTACCTCCGCCGAACTGCGTCGGGTCTCGCGACGGGGCGAGGCCGGCCTGGCGCGGATGTTGGCCGGCCTGGCCCGGGTCACCGAGGCGGACGCGGTCGGCGTCGGCCTGCCCGTGGTCGCGCCCCGGTCGATGGCCGAGCTGCGCGAGCCGGCCGAGGCGGCGGCACAACGGCTCACCGCCGACGGCGAGTTCGACGGCGCGCCGCTGCGCGGTCCGAGCGCGGATCCCGTGTCGAGCGTCGTCGTGCACGGAGACCTCAAGGGCGAGCACCTGATGGTCGGCAGCGGCGGTCGGGTGCGCGGAGTGCTGGACTGGACGGACGCGGTGGTCGGCGATCCCGCCGAGGACATCGCCGGACTGGCCATCGCGGTGGGTGCCGCGGCCGCCGTCCGGGTGGCCGCGGGAGCCGGATACGGCCCCTGGACGTGGGCCCGTGGGCTCGCCCTCGCCCGCCACGACACGCTGATCCGCCTCGCGGACCGCTTATACGGCACGGACGACAGCCCCATCCCCCTGCTACGCATCCAACGCGACCGCGCCTGGCAACCCTCCGCCCTCGACACGGGCCAAGCGGCGCACCGGTGGCCATGGCCGACAGTCGCCCAGCCCCACCACTGA
- a CDS encoding TetR/AcrR family transcriptional regulator, which translates to MGVADVEPSAREPIESAEPIESAEPVDPAEPVGEASAAGGYRRSVGSPRGEARRRELLERVTADLAANGLVDFSLRRAARAAETTHKVLLYHFDGADDLLRQAILQLRDRRIDRSVAAGRPGSDRLPLAEWVRVVWPILVGDEARVLDQAIGLAMYDPDRYAELGRGASRQYLPTLLAICPEHWSEQRKFEVAEMILAVLRGFLVDARTSGDTAGVAAGFEALIRALEREEAAEE; encoded by the coding sequence ATGGGAGTTGCCGACGTGGAGCCCTCCGCACGTGAGCCGATCGAATCAGCCGAGCCGATCGAATCAGCCGAGCCGGTCGATCCGGCCGAGCCCGTTGGCGAGGCGTCTGCCGCCGGTGGTTATCGGCGATCCGTCGGGTCGCCGCGGGGGGAGGCTCGGCGGCGGGAGTTGCTTGAGCGGGTCACCGCGGATCTGGCGGCCAATGGGCTCGTGGACTTTTCGCTGCGTCGGGCCGCGCGTGCGGCGGAGACCACGCACAAGGTGCTGCTCTACCACTTCGACGGGGCCGACGACCTGCTTCGGCAGGCCATTTTGCAGCTGCGTGATCGGCGGATCGATCGCTCCGTCGCCGCCGGGCGGCCCGGTTCCGATCGGCTGCCACTGGCCGAGTGGGTGCGCGTGGTGTGGCCGATTCTGGTCGGTGACGAGGCGCGCGTGCTCGACCAGGCGATCGGGCTGGCGATGTACGACCCCGACCGCTATGCCGAACTCGGCCGTGGGGCGTCCCGGCAGTATCTGCCCACGCTGCTTGCCATTTGTCCCGAACACTGGTCCGAGCAGCGCAAGTTCGAGGTCGCCGAGATGATTCTCGCGGTGCTCCGGGGGTTTTTGGTGGATGCGCGGACCAGTGGTGATACGGCGGGGGTCGCCGCCGGGTTCGAAGCGCTGATTCGGGCGCTGGAGCGGGAGGAGGCCGCCGAGGAGTGA
- a CDS encoding alpha/beta fold hydrolase: MAQKEVRLSVGPIEYEDTGGDGPTVVLLHGFLMDSSLWDQVIAALSVDHRCVAPTLPLGAHRHAMSADADLSLPGVAALVGEFLDRLDLSDVTLVGVDTGGALVQLLIAGGDTARVGRVVLASCDAFDNFPPGLTGRTLVRAGKLPPRLFGLFMRQMRLRPIRRLPLAFGWLTKRGDAATARWAAPILSRPEIRRDAVRMLRAAGADTDILLGAAERLPDFGRPALVVWASADRVMPPEHGRRLAELLPKGRLVEIDDSYTLIPLDRPAELARVVREFTPATDPAR; this comes from the coding sequence GTGGCGCAGAAGGAAGTGCGGCTGTCGGTGGGGCCGATCGAGTACGAGGACACTGGTGGCGACGGGCCCACGGTCGTGCTGCTGCACGGCTTCTTGATGGATTCGTCGTTGTGGGATCAGGTGATCGCCGCGCTGTCCGTCGACCACCGCTGTGTGGCGCCCACCCTGCCGCTCGGGGCGCACCGGCACGCGATGTCCGCCGACGCCGACCTGTCGCTGCCCGGAGTGGCCGCGCTGGTGGGGGAGTTCCTGGACAGGCTCGACCTGAGTGACGTCACCCTCGTTGGCGTCGACACCGGCGGGGCGCTCGTGCAACTGCTGATCGCCGGCGGAGACACGGCCCGGGTGGGGCGGGTCGTGCTCGCCTCGTGTGACGCCTTCGACAACTTTCCGCCCGGGCTCACCGGCCGGACCCTCGTGCGCGCCGGCAAACTCCCGCCGCGCCTGTTCGGGCTGTTCATGCGGCAGATGCGGCTGCGCCCGATACGTCGACTGCCGCTCGCCTTCGGGTGGTTGACCAAGCGCGGCGACGCCGCCACCGCGCGCTGGGCGGCGCCGATCCTGTCCCGACCCGAGATCCGCCGCGACGCGGTGCGCATGTTGCGCGCGGCCGGCGCGGACACCGACATCCTGCTCGGGGCGGCGGAGCGCCTGCCCGACTTCGGCCGCCCGGCCCTCGTGGTCTGGGCGAGCGCCGACCGGGTCATGCCCCCGGAACACGGCCGCCGCCTCGCCGAACTCCTGCCCAAGGGGCGGCTGGTCGAGATCGACGACAGCTACACCCTCATCCCCCTCGATCGCCCCGCGGAACTGGCACGAGTCGTACGGGAGTTCACCCCCGCGACCGATCCGGCCCGGTAG
- a CDS encoding helix-turn-helix domain-containing protein yields the protein MSTVAIAVADGILHFELALAHEVFGSPAPAVASASVEHWYDVVVCGAGPVRVDGRFLLEPDGGLDRLAGADTVIVPGWADVDTDPPADLVDAVRAAHEAGARVASLCTGAFVLAAAGLLDGRRATTHWAHTDALAERYPEVEVDPDVLYVDNGSVLTSAGKAAAMDLSLHMIRLDHGSTVANTIARRLVVAPHRPGGQAQFVATPVPEQPDHPLGELLGWAAGRLDRPLTVEDLARQANMSSRHLGRHFKSVTGTTPLQWLLIQRIHRAQELLETTDDSVDAVAEATGMGTAATLRRHFNRTVGVPPDAYRRTFHRRRADGESAADRRSRGPVPAPATGPDRSRG from the coding sequence GTGAGCACAGTCGCGATAGCCGTCGCCGACGGCATCCTGCATTTCGAACTGGCCCTGGCCCACGAGGTCTTCGGTTCTCCGGCACCGGCCGTGGCCTCGGCCTCCGTGGAGCACTGGTACGACGTCGTCGTCTGCGGGGCCGGCCCGGTGCGGGTCGACGGGCGTTTCCTGCTCGAACCCGACGGCGGCCTCGACCGGCTCGCCGGCGCCGACACGGTGATCGTCCCCGGCTGGGCCGATGTGGACACCGATCCGCCGGCGGACCTCGTCGACGCGGTACGCGCGGCCCACGAGGCCGGCGCGCGGGTGGCCTCGCTCTGCACGGGCGCGTTCGTCCTGGCCGCCGCCGGGCTGCTCGACGGGCGACGGGCCACCACCCACTGGGCCCACACCGACGCCCTGGCCGAGCGCTACCCCGAGGTCGAGGTGGACCCGGACGTGCTGTACGTCGACAACGGCAGCGTGCTCACCTCGGCCGGCAAGGCCGCCGCGATGGATCTGAGCCTGCACATGATTCGCCTGGACCACGGCTCGACGGTCGCCAACACGATCGCCCGCCGCCTGGTGGTGGCGCCGCACCGCCCGGGCGGCCAGGCCCAGTTCGTCGCGACCCCGGTACCCGAACAGCCCGACCACCCGCTCGGCGAACTGCTCGGCTGGGCGGCGGGCCGACTGGACCGGCCCTTGACCGTGGAGGACCTGGCCCGCCAGGCCAACATGAGCTCACGCCACCTGGGCCGGCACTTCAAGTCGGTGACGGGCACCACTCCGTTGCAGTGGCTGCTGATCCAACGCATCCACCGGGCCCAGGAGTTGCTGGAGACCACCGACGACAGTGTGGACGCCGTCGCCGAGGCCACCGGCATGGGCACCGCGGCCACTCTGCGCCGCCACTTCAACCGCACCGTGGGCGTACCGCCCGACGCCTATCGCCGGACGTTCCATCGACGGCGGGCCGACGGGGAATCGGCGGCGGACCGCCGGTCGCGCGGACCGGTCCCGGCGCCGGCTACCGGGCCGGATCGGTCGCGGGGGTGA
- a CDS encoding NADP-dependent oxidoreductase, with product MRAISQDVLGDPSVLREVEVERPVPGPSEVLVRVCAAGVNPTDWIHRATGLILGRPPFVLGWEVSGVVAAVGLGVAIHRPGDEVFGMLGYPYGNGAHAEYAVAAARHLVRKPANLDHVRAAALPLCATTAWQALVDVGELRSGQRVLIHAAAGGVGHLAVQIAKARGAYVIGTASGPKHDFVRALGADEVIDYTATDFAEVVRDVDVVLDGVGGEYGPRSLPTLRPGGILVAIVNHVRDLDVERYRVRATEMLVEADHAAMREIAALVEAGRLRPELDSVFPLSAAAEAHARGESGRVAGKIVLTL from the coding sequence ATGCGCGCCATCAGTCAGGACGTTTTGGGGGACCCGTCGGTCTTGCGGGAGGTGGAGGTGGAGCGGCCGGTGCCCGGTCCGAGCGAGGTGCTGGTCCGCGTGTGCGCGGCGGGGGTGAATCCGACCGACTGGATCCACCGGGCCACCGGCCTGATCCTGGGCCGGCCGCCGTTCGTGCTCGGCTGGGAGGTGTCGGGTGTGGTGGCGGCGGTCGGCCTGGGGGTGGCCATCCATCGACCGGGCGACGAGGTGTTCGGCATGCTGGGATACCCGTACGGGAACGGGGCACACGCCGAGTATGCCGTCGCCGCGGCCCGCCACCTGGTGCGCAAGCCGGCGAACCTCGACCACGTCCGCGCCGCCGCGCTGCCGCTGTGTGCGACCACCGCGTGGCAGGCCCTGGTCGATGTCGGGGAACTGCGGTCCGGGCAGCGGGTGTTGATCCATGCCGCCGCCGGCGGGGTCGGCCACCTGGCGGTGCAGATCGCCAAGGCGCGCGGCGCGTACGTCATCGGCACGGCGAGCGGGCCCAAGCACGACTTCGTCCGGGCGCTCGGCGCCGACGAGGTGATCGACTACACCGCGACCGACTTCGCCGAGGTGGTGCGGGACGTGGACGTGGTCCTGGACGGCGTCGGCGGCGAGTACGGGCCGCGCTCGTTGCCGACGCTGCGTCCGGGCGGCATCCTGGTCGCGATCGTCAACCACGTGCGGGACCTGGACGTCGAGCGATACCGGGTCCGGGCCACGGAGATGCTGGTCGAGGCGGATCATGCGGCCATGCGGGAGATCGCGGCCCTGGTCGAGGCGGGTCGCCTGCGTCCCGAACTGGATTCGGTGTTCCCCCTGTCGGCCGCCGCCGAGGCGCACGCGCGCGGTGAATCGGGGCGGGTCGCCGGGAAGATCGTGCTGACCCTCTGA
- a CDS encoding TetR/AcrR family transcriptional regulator, with protein sequence MVRRNDERRAALVDAAIEVLAKEGARGLTFRAVDVEARVPTGTASNYFTSRDDLLTQAGARVYERLQPGEEIIARHRASTPDRETYTVLMRELVDRVSAFRTGYLALLELRLEATRRPELRTVLTERVRADVAANVSYHEQSGLPGDATAVRLLYLAFNWLIVEQLTLPDVFPPAERDRLVEAAVERIVGA encoded by the coding sequence GTGGTACGCAGGAATGACGAGCGAAGGGCGGCGCTGGTTGATGCCGCCATCGAGGTGCTGGCCAAGGAGGGGGCCCGGGGGCTGACCTTTCGGGCGGTCGACGTCGAGGCGCGGGTGCCGACCGGTACCGCCTCCAACTACTTCACGAGCCGCGACGACCTGCTCACCCAGGCCGGCGCCCGGGTCTACGAGCGACTGCAGCCCGGCGAGGAGATCATCGCGCGACACCGCGCGAGCACGCCGGACCGGGAGACGTACACCGTGCTGATGCGCGAACTCGTCGACCGGGTCAGCGCCTTCCGCACCGGTTACCTCGCGCTGCTCGAACTGCGCCTCGAGGCCACCCGGCGGCCGGAGTTGCGTACGGTGCTGACCGAGCGGGTCCGAGCCGACGTGGCGGCCAACGTGAGCTACCACGAGCAATCCGGCCTCCCCGGCGACGCCACCGCGGTCCGCCTCCTGTACCTGGCGTTCAACTGGCTCATCGTGGAACAGCTCACCCTGCCGGACGTGTTCCCACCGGCCGAACGCGACCGCCTCGTCGAGGCGGCGGTCGAACGCATCGTGGGAGCGTGA
- a CDS encoding NUDIX domain-containing protein has translation MSDHRHNAIAYAAIILERADGAVLFMERKDTGFADGLLALPGGLVDPGELLIEACARETREEIATDVATADLRTAYVSQVLGDTGAPVIGWYFHTAAWSGDPTNAEPDQCARLAWLDPTDLPPDVEPTDATAVTAWHTKAHPTTWA, from the coding sequence GTGAGCGACCACCGCCACAACGCCATCGCGTACGCCGCCATCATCCTCGAACGCGCGGACGGAGCGGTGTTGTTCATGGAGCGCAAGGACACCGGCTTCGCCGATGGCCTGCTCGCGCTCCCGGGCGGCCTGGTCGACCCCGGCGAACTCCTCATCGAGGCGTGCGCCCGGGAGACCCGAGAGGAGATCGCCACCGACGTGGCCACGGCCGACCTGCGCACGGCCTACGTCTCGCAGGTGCTCGGCGACACCGGCGCACCGGTGATCGGCTGGTACTTCCACACCGCCGCCTGGAGCGGCGATCCCACCAACGCCGAACCCGACCAGTGCGCCCGCCTGGCCTGGCTCGACCCCACCGACCTCCCGCCGGACGTGGAACCCACCGACGCCACGGCGGTGACCGCCTGGCACACCAAGGCCCACCCGACCACCTGGGCCTGA
- a CDS encoding response regulator transcription factor — protein MAGTRGRSGGSVEPAPRTTLPGTPREHEVLVAGGHTNPGIARRPHITEGTTGTHVGHLLTKFAARDRW, from the coding sequence ATCGCGGGGACGCGCGGGCGGTCCGGCGGGAGTGTCGAGCCGGCCCCGCGCACCACGCTGCCCGGGACACCGCGCGAACACGAGGTCCTGGTCGCCGGGGGCCACACCAACCCCGGGATCGCCCGCCGCCCGCACATCACCGAGGGCACCACCGGGACCCACGTGGGCCACTTGCTCACCAAATTCGCCGCCCGCGACCGCTGGTGA
- a CDS encoding ABC transporter permease, with amino-acid sequence MSTLSYAVTDSATMLRRNLRHALRYPSVTVSVVAMPIVMLLLFNYAFGNALGAGIADSPTGDTKYIDYVAPGIILMAATSGALATAISVCVDMTEGIVNRFRTMSVSRAAFLTGHVVGSVIQTLVSLALVIGTALAVGFRPNATALEWLAAIGLLTLLTLALTWISAGIGLVAKNVETASNIPMPMTFLPFLGSAIVPTDSMPTGLRWFAEYQPFTPIIETLRGLLLGTEIGNNAIIALAWCLGATLVGYVWARRVFNKVR; translated from the coding sequence ATGAGCACCCTTTCCTACGCGGTCACCGATTCGGCGACCATGTTGCGCCGCAACCTGCGACACGCACTGCGCTACCCCTCGGTGACCGTCTCCGTGGTCGCGATGCCGATCGTCATGCTGCTGCTGTTCAACTACGCCTTCGGCAACGCCCTCGGCGCCGGGATCGCCGACTCCCCCACCGGCGACACGAAGTACATCGACTACGTCGCTCCCGGCATCATCCTGATGGCGGCCACCTCCGGGGCCCTGGCCACGGCGATCTCGGTCTGCGTCGACATGACCGAGGGCATCGTCAACCGCTTCCGCACGATGTCCGTGTCCCGGGCGGCGTTCCTGACCGGACACGTCGTCGGCAGCGTGATCCAGACCCTGGTCAGCCTGGCCCTGGTGATCGGCACCGCGCTCGCCGTCGGCTTCCGGCCGAACGCCACGGCGCTCGAATGGCTCGCCGCGATCGGCCTGCTCACGCTGTTGACGCTGGCGCTGACCTGGATCTCCGCCGGCATCGGCCTGGTCGCCAAGAACGTGGAGACCGCCAGCAACATCCCGATGCCGATGACGTTCCTGCCGTTCCTCGGCAGCGCGATCGTCCCGACGGATTCGATGCCCACGGGGTTGCGCTGGTTCGCCGAGTACCAGCCGTTCACCCCGATCATCGAAACCCTCCGAGGCCTGCTCCTCGGCACCGAGATCGGCAACAACGCGATCATCGCCCTCGCCTGGTGCCTCGGGGCCACCCTGGTCGGTTATGTATGGGCGCGCAGGGTGTTCAACAAGGTCCGTTGA
- a CDS encoding ATP-binding cassette domain-containing protein, whose translation MTTTMTTATRDRTRTLAIDATGLTKSYGDKKVLDGIDLRIPEGTVFALLGPNGAGKTTTVQILSTLITADAGRAEIAGHDLTGAADGVRRSIGVTGQFAAVDNLLTARENLILMADLHHLGRREGRRRADDLLARFDLTEVAHTSVVTFSGGMRRKLDLAMTLVGDPRVIFLDEPTTGLDPRSRRIMWEIIRDLVADRGVTILLTTQYLDEADELADRIAVLDHGTLIAEGTADELKRRIPGAHIRLRFADVHRLDAAADLFRATSRNDEALTLNIPCDPGIPTLRAILDALDTASIPAEELTVHTPDLDDVFLTLTGRPQVDHVPDSRKENPR comes from the coding sequence ATGACCACGACCATGACCACCGCCACCCGCGACCGCACCCGTACCCTCGCGATCGACGCCACCGGCCTGACCAAGTCCTACGGCGACAAGAAGGTGCTGGACGGCATCGACCTGCGCATCCCCGAGGGCACGGTTTTCGCCCTGCTCGGACCCAACGGCGCGGGCAAAACCACGACCGTACAGATCCTGTCCACCCTGATCACTGCGGACGCCGGTCGGGCCGAGATCGCCGGTCACGACCTGACCGGCGCAGCCGACGGCGTACGCCGATCCATCGGCGTCACCGGCCAGTTCGCCGCGGTGGACAACCTGCTCACCGCCCGGGAGAACCTGATCCTGATGGCGGACCTGCACCACCTCGGCCGGCGCGAGGGCCGCCGTCGGGCCGACGACCTGCTCGCCCGCTTCGACCTCACCGAGGTCGCCCACACCTCGGTGGTCACCTTCTCCGGCGGTATGCGACGCAAGCTCGACCTGGCGATGACCCTGGTCGGCGATCCCCGGGTGATCTTCCTCGACGAGCCGACCACCGGCCTCGATCCGCGCAGCCGGCGGATCATGTGGGAGATCATCCGCGACCTGGTCGCCGATCGCGGCGTCACCATCCTCCTCACCACGCAATACCTGGACGAGGCCGACGAACTCGCCGACCGGATCGCGGTCCTGGACCACGGCACGTTGATCGCCGAGGGCACCGCCGACGAGCTCAAGCGGCGCATCCCCGGCGCGCACATCCGGCTCCGCTTCGCCGACGTGCACCGGCTCGACGCCGCCGCCGACCTCTTCCGCGCCACCAGCCGCAACGACGAGGCGCTCACCCTGAACATCCCGTGCGACCCCGGCATCCCCACCCTGCGCGCCATCCTCGACGCGCTCGACACGGCGTCGATCCCCGCCGAGGAACTGACCGTGCACACCCCCGACCTGGACGACGTCTTCCTCACCCTCACCGGCCGGCCGCAGGTCGACCACGTGCCGGACTCCCGGAAGGAGAACCCGCGATGA